The Benincasa hispida cultivar B227 chromosome 9, ASM972705v1, whole genome shotgun sequence genome has a segment encoding these proteins:
- the LOC120085172 gene encoding protein canopy-1 isoform X2 translates to MTMKSNAWVLLLLVIYSGVVSCIDDKCAACNAVAEEIEHGLSNEKPRNHLDMRHRLDSKGQRKGKVIDYRVSELRVVELLDGLCEKMQDYTIEKTDSTGQQWIKVDNWDNLTNKQEARAYSKDISTYCGRLLEETEDDLAELIKKGSVRAGDVSKVLCHDLSRHCSKASVHLNDEDDEADGEL, encoded by the exons ATGACGATGAAATCCAACGCGTGGGTTCTATTGTTATTAGTGATCTACTCCGGCGTCGTCAGTTGCATTGATGACAAATGCGCCGCTTGCAATGCTGTTGCC GAGGAGATAGAACATGGACTTTCCAAT GAAAAACCGAGGAATCATTTAGATATGAGACATCGGTTGGATTCTAAAGGTCAGCGTAAGGGGAAGGTGATTGATTACAG GGTCAGTGAGCTAAGAGTTGTGGAACTCCTGGATGGGCTTTGTGAAAAGATGCAAGATTACACTATTGAGAAG ACAGATTCAACTGGACAACAGTGGATCAAGGTGGACAACTGGGACAACTTGACAA ATAAACAAGAAGCTCGGGCTTATTCTAAAGATATATCAACTTATTGTGGGAG ATTATTAGAGGAAACAGAAGATGAT TTAGCAGAGTTGATTAAGAAAGGATCTGTCAGGGCAGGTGATGTTAGCAAAGTCCTATGCCATGATTTGAGCAGGCATTGCAGCAAGGCGAG
- the LOC120085172 gene encoding protein canopy-1 isoform X1, producing the protein MTMKSNAWVLLLLVIYSGVVSCIDDKCAACNAVAEEIEHGLSNEKPRNHLDMRHRLDSKGQRKGKVIDYRVSELRVVELLDGLCEKMQDYTIEKTDSTGQQWIKVDNWDNLTNKQEARAYSKDISTYCGRLLEETEDDLAELIKKGSVRAGDVSKVLCHDLSRHCSKASSVHLNDEDDEADGEL; encoded by the exons ATGACGATGAAATCCAACGCGTGGGTTCTATTGTTATTAGTGATCTACTCCGGCGTCGTCAGTTGCATTGATGACAAATGCGCCGCTTGCAATGCTGTTGCC GAGGAGATAGAACATGGACTTTCCAAT GAAAAACCGAGGAATCATTTAGATATGAGACATCGGTTGGATTCTAAAGGTCAGCGTAAGGGGAAGGTGATTGATTACAG GGTCAGTGAGCTAAGAGTTGTGGAACTCCTGGATGGGCTTTGTGAAAAGATGCAAGATTACACTATTGAGAAG ACAGATTCAACTGGACAACAGTGGATCAAGGTGGACAACTGGGACAACTTGACAA ATAAACAAGAAGCTCGGGCTTATTCTAAAGATATATCAACTTATTGTGGGAG ATTATTAGAGGAAACAGAAGATGAT TTAGCAGAGTTGATTAAGAAAGGATCTGTCAGGGCAGGTGATGTTAGCAAAGTCCTATGCCATGATTTGAGCAGGCATTGCAGCAAGGCGAG